A stretch of the Ictidomys tridecemlineatus isolate mIctTri1 chromosome 5, mIctTri1.hap1, whole genome shotgun sequence genome encodes the following:
- the Adamts7 gene encoding A disintegrin and metalloproteinase with thrombospondin motifs 7 isoform X1 gives MPGRPSPRSSAWLLRPLLLLLCALAPGALGPAPGRTTEGWAAVDIVHPVRVDAGGSFLSYDLWPRALRKRDVSARSDVPSFYELQYRGRELRFNLTANPYLLAPSFVSETRRLGGLGRSHIRTHVQACHLLGEVQDPELEGGLAAISACDGLKGVFQLSNEDYFIEPLEGVPARPGHAQPHVVYKRQAPERQAEQGDSRAPGTCGVQVSPELEPRRERWEQRHQWQRNRPRRLHQRSVSKEKWVETLVVADAKMVEYHGQPQVESYVLTIMNMVAGLFHHPSIGNPIHITIVRLILLENEEEDLKITHHADNTLRSFCKWQKSINMKGDSHPLHHDTAILLTRKDLCAAMNHPCETLGLSHVSGMCQPHRSCNINEDTGLPLAFTVAHELGHSFGIQHDGNGNDCEPIGKQPFIMSPQLLYDAAPLTWSHCSREYITRFLDRGWGLCLDDPPADDIINFPSVPPGVLYDVNHQCRLQYGAYSAFCDDMDNVCHTLWCSVGTTCHSKLDAAVDGTRCGENKWCLNGECVPMSFRPKAVDGGWSGWSAWSVCSRSCGMGVQSAERQCTQPTPKYKGKYCVGERKRFRLCNLQACPPGHPSFRHIQCSHFDAMLYKGQLHTWVPVINDVNPCELHCRPSNEYFAEKLRDAVVDGTPCYQGQASRDLCINGICKNVGCDFEIDSGAVEDRCGVCNGNGSTCHTVSGTFEEAEGLGYVDVGLIPAGAREILIEEVAEAANFLALRSEDPDKYFLNGGWTIQWNGDYEVAGTTFTYARMGNRENLTSPGPTSEPVWIQLLFQESNPGVRYEYTIHREAYDQSEVLPPEFSWHYGPWSKCTVTCGSGVQRQSVYCMERQAGLVDEGHCDPLSRPDDRQRKCNEELCPARWWVGEWQLCSHSCGPQGLSRRAVLCLRSVGLDEQRALEPSACEHLPRPPAVTSCNHHVPCPATWAEGHWSQCSVTCGVGTQHRSILCTNDTGVPCDEAQRPASEATCSLPPCPQSLNALGPEGSGSGSSSPELFSEVNFIPHHPAPRSLPTSSPEPAGMGNAIEEEDLKLDLPGPVFVDDFYYDYNFINFHEDLSYGPFEKPIPDLGGTGDWMPPPQSSPAEPPTNSPLPNTEPPESKEEEFQEAWSPGSWPSQAGHSPTPPLEQNPGNPLVNFLSQEDAPGRAPDLGIPILTRSPALVKDAKTPTVSGSPNEFLVGEDSQNQPPPPWWDGTNEISKDEEETTGHRAPHLPQSPSSMQPPLPSIDTTHASPSPDMVKLWTGGTVAWGPALEGDLGPVHRQPWPTVGVDPPLPPPMATMPGIGSRDTPLELGTPTFSTPGSGSRDLQTLAVPGTFLPVGPTDLRHKPWVPVLNPGPSDQPEISSPEVPLNPALLPTPTQDSPVDSSRAPEAQPLEPTVAEEGSPAGLMPTRNASWQVGNWSQCSTTCGLGAVWRLVHCSSGRDEDCAPAGRPQPARRCHLRPCAAWHTGNWSKCSRSCGGGSSVRDVQCVDTRDFRPLRPFHCQPGPAKPPTRQPCGAQPCLSWYTSSWRECSEACGGGEQQRLVTCPEPGLCEEALRPNSTRPCNTHPCTQWVVGPWGQCSAPCGGGVQRRLVKCVNTQTGLPEEDSDKCGHEAWPESSRPCGTEDCELVEPPRCERDRLSFGFCETLRLLGRCQLPTIRAQCCRSCPPLGPSRGHQRVA, from the exons ATGCCTGGCCGACCGAGTCCCCGCAGTTCTGCTTGGCTGCTGCGTcccctcctcctactcctctgcGCTCTGGCGCCCGGCGCCCTCGGACCCGCACCAG GGCGCACAACCGAAGGCTGGGCAGCCGTCGACATCGTACACCCAGTGCGTGTGGACGCTGGGGGCTCCTTCCTGTCCTATGATCTGTGGCCACGTGCACTGCGCAAGCGGGATGTGTCCGCGCGAAGCGATGTGCCCTCCTTCTACGAGCTTCAGTACCGCGGACGCGAGCTGCGCTTCAACCTGACTGCCAACCCATACCTCCTGGCTCCCAGCTTCGTCAGTGAGACACGGAGGCTGGGCGGTCTAGGTCGCTCGCACATCCGGACCCATGTCCAGGCCTGCCACCTGCTTGGGGAGGTGCAGGACCCAGAGCTTGAGGGCGGCCTGGCGGCCATCAGCGCCTGCGATGGCTTG AAAGGTGTGTTCCAGCTCTCCAACGAGGACTACTTCATTGAGCCCCTGGAAGGTGTTCCAGCTCGGCCTGGCCACGCCCAGCCCCATGTGGTATACAAGCGCCAAGCCCCAGAGAGGCAAGCTGAACAGGGTGACTCCAGGGCTCCAGGCACCTGTGGGGTACAAG TGTCCCCGGAGCTGGAGCCTCGTCGTGAGCGATGGGAGCAGCGGCATCAGTGGCAGCGGAATCGACCGAGGCGGCTGCACCAGCGCTCTGTCAGCAAAGAGAAGTGGGTGGAGACCCTGGTGGTAGCTGATGCCAAAATGGTGGAGTACCACGGGCAGCCGCAAGTGGAGAGCTACGTGCTGACCATCATGAACATG GTGGCCGGCTTGTTTCACCACCCCAGCATTGGGAACCCCATCCACATCACCATTGTGCGCCTGATCCTGCTAGAAAATGAGGAG GAGGACTTGAAGATCACACACCATGCAGACAACACCCTGAGGAGCTTCTGCAAGTGGCAGAAAAGCATCAACATGAAGGGGGATTCCCACCCCCTGCATCACGACACTGCCATACTGCTTACCAG GAAGGACTTGTGTGCAGCCATGAACCATCCTTGTGAAACCCTGGGCCTGTCTCATGTGTCAGGCATGTGCCAGCCACACCGCAGCTGCAACATCAATGAGGACACTGGCCTCCCTCTGGCCTTCACCGTGGCCCACGAGCTCGGACACAG TTTTGGCATTCAGCATGACGGAAACGGCAATGACTGCGAGCCCATTGGGAAACAGCCTTTCATCATGTCTCCACAGCTCCTGTACGACGCCGCTCCGCTCACCTGGTCTCACTGCAGCCGCGAGTACATCACCAGGTTCCTCGA TCGTGGGTGGGGCCTGTGCCTGGATGACCCTCCTGCCGATGATATCATCAACTTCCCCTCAGTGCCACCTGGTGTCCTCTATGATGTGAACCACCAGTGCCGTCTTCAATATGGGGcctactctgctttctgtgatgACATGGAT AATGTCTGCCACACACTCTGGTGCTCCGTGGGGACCACCTGTCACTCTAAGCTGGATGCAGCTGTGGACGGCACCAGGTGTGGGGAAAACAAG TGGTGTCTCAATGGGGAGTGTGTCCCCATGAGCTTCCGGCCCAAGGCTGTGGATGGTGGCTGGTCCGGCTGGAGCGCCTGGTCTGTCTGCTCACGGAGCTGTGGCATGGGTGTGCAGAGCGCTGAGCGGCAATGCACACAGCCCAC GCCCAAATACAAGGGCAAGTACTGTGTGGGTGAGCGGAAGCGCTTCCGGCTCTGCAACCTTCAGGCCTGTCCCCCCGGCCACCCCTCCTTCCGCCACATCCAGTGCAGCCACTTTGACGCTATGCTGTACAAGGGCCAGCTGCACACATGGGTGCCTGTGATCAATGATG TGAACCCCTGTGAACTGCATTGCCGGCCCTCGAACGAGtactttgctgagaagctgcgGGACGCTGTGGTTGATGGCACTCCCTGCTACCAGGGCCAGGCCAGCCGTGACCTCTGCATCAACGGCATCTGCAAG AATGTGGGCTGTGACTTCGAGATTGACTCGGGTGCTGTGGAGGACCGCTGTGGTGTGTGCAATGGCAACGGCTCCACCTGTCACACCGTGAGCGGGACCTTCGAGGAGGCTGAGGGACTGG GCTACGTGGATGTGGGGCTGATCCCGGCCGGTGCTCGTGAGATCCTCATCGAGGAGGTGGCCGAGGCTGCCAACTTCCTGGCCCTGCGGAGCGAGGACCCGGATAAGTACTTCCTCAACGGTGGCTGGACCATCCAGTGGAATGGGGACTACGAGGTGGCAGGCACCACCTTCACATATGCTCGCATGGGCAACCGGGAGAACCTCACATCCCCAGGTCCCACCAGTGAGCCTGTCTGGATCCAG CTACTGTTCCAGGAAAGCAACCCCGGGGTGCGCTATGAGTACACCATCCACAGGGAGGCCTATGACCAGAGTGAGGTGCTGCCGCCTGAGTTCTCCTGGCACTATGGGCCCTGGAGCAAGTGCACAGTCACCTGTGGCTCAG GTGTGCAGAGGCAGAGTGTGTACTGCATGGAGCGTCAAGCAGGACTTGTGGATGAGGGACACTGTGACCCCCTGAGTCGGCCTGATGACCGCCAAAGGAAGTGTAACGAGGAGCTCTGCCCTGCCAG GTGGTGGGTAGGGGAGTGGCAACTCTGCTCCCACTCCTGTGGGCCTCAAGGCCTCTCCCGCAGGGCTGTGCTCTGCCTTCGCAGCGTGGGACTGGATGAACAGAGGGCTCTGGAACCTTCTGCCTGTGAACATCTTCCCCGGCCCCCTGCAGTAACCTCATGCAACCACCACGTGCCCTGTCCTGCCACCTGGGCTGAAGGGCACTGGTCTCAG TGTTCAGTGACATGTGGAGTTGGCACTCAGCACCGAAGTATCCTCTGCACTAATGACACTGGTGTCCCCTGTGATGAGGCCCAGCGACCAGCAAGTGAAGCCACCTGCTCTCTACCACCCTGCCCACAGTCTCTGAATGCACTGGGCCCTGAAGGCTCTGGCAGTGGTTCCTCCAGCCCTGAGCTCTTCAGTGAGGTTAACTTTATCCCACATCACCCAGCCCCACGCTCTTTGCCTACCTCCTCACCCGAGCCAGCAGGCATGGGCAATGCCATCGAAGAGGAAGACCTGAAGCTGGACTTGCCGGGACCTGTGTTTGTGGATGACTTCTACTATGACtacaatttcattaatttccacgAGGACCTGTCTTATGGGCCATTTGAGAAGCCCATCCCAGACCTGGGGGGCACAGGGGATTGGATGCCCCCACCCCAGAGCTCTCCTGCTGAGCCTCCTACCAATTCTCCCTTGCCCAACACAGAGCCTCCTGAATCCAAGGAAGAGGAGTTTCAGGAAGCTTGGTCCCCTGGCTCTTGGCCCAGCCAGGCTGGCCACTCACCTACCCCACCCTTGGAGCAGAACCCTGGGAATCCCTTGGTCAATTTCTTGTCTCAGGAAGATGCTCCCGGCAGGGCTCCTGACCTTGGGATCCCCATCTTGACCAGATCCCCTGCTTTAGTCAAAGATGCGAAGACGCCTACTGTCTCTGGGAGCCCAAATGAGTTCCTAGTGGGGGAGGACAGCCAGAACCAGCCACCCCCTCCATGGTGGGACGGGACCAATGAGATTTCCAAGGACGAGGAGGAAACTACAGGCCACAGAGCACCTCACCTGCCCCAAAGCCCCAGCTCCATGCAACCCCCATTGCCCTCCATTGACACTACCCATGCCTCTCCTAGCCCTGACATGGTGAAGCTGTGGACAGGAGGAACTGTGGCCTGGGGCCCTGCTCTGGAGGGTGACTTAGGACCTGTGCACAGACAGCCATGGCCCACTGTGGGGGTGgatcctccccttcctcctcccatgGCCACCATGCCAGGGATCGGGAGCAGGGACACCCCCCTGGAGCTGGGAACTCCTACCTTTTCAACCCCAGGATCAGGCTCAAGAGACCTGCAGACTCTGGCAGTGCCAGGGACCTTCCTTCCAGTAGGGCCTACTGACCTAAGGCACAAGCCTTGGGTGCCTGTCCTGAACCCAGGACCCTCAGACCAACCTGAGATCTCTAGCCCTGAGGTGCCCCTGAACCCTGCACTGCTGCCCACACCAACTCAGGACAGTCCTGTGGACAGCAGCAGAGCCCCCGAGGCCCAGCCTCTGGAGCCTACCGTGGCCGAGGAGGGGTCCCCCGCAGGCCTGATGCCCACCAGGAATGCCAGCTGGCAAGTGGGAAACTGGAGCCAG TGCTCCACCACCTGCGGCCTGGGTGCTGTCTGGAGGCTGGTGCACTGCAGCTCTGGCCGAGACGAGGACTGCGCCCCTGCTGGTCGGCCCCAGCCTGCACGCCGCTGCCACCTGCGGCCCTGTGCTGCCTGGCACACGGGCAACTGGAGCAAG TGCTCCCGAAGCTGTGGTGGAGGTTCCTCAGTGCGGGACGTGCAGTGTGTGGATACACGGGACTTCCGGCCGCTACGGCCCTTCCACTGCCAGCCTGGGCCTGCCAAGCCACCCACCCGCCAGCCCTGTGGGGCCCAGCCCTGCCTCAGCTGGTACACCTCTTCCTGGAGGGAG TGCTCTGAGGCCTGTGGTGGTGGAGAACAGCAGCGTCTGGTGACTTGCCCAGAGCCAGGCCTCTGTGAGGAAGCGCTGAGACCCAACTCCACAAGGCCGTGTAACACCCACCCCTGCACACAGTGGGTGGTGGGGCCCTGGGGCCAG TGCTCGGCCCCCTGTGGCGGTGGTGTCCAGCGGCGCCTAGTCAAGTGTGTCAATACCCAGACGGGACTGCCTGAAGAAGACAGTGACAAGTGTGGCCATGAAGCCTGGCCTGAGAGCTCCCGGCCCTGTGGCACCGAGGATTGTGAGCTGGTCGAGCCTCCAC
- the Adamts7 gene encoding A disintegrin and metalloproteinase with thrombospondin motifs 7 isoform X2, whose translation MPGRPSPRSSAWLLRPLLLLLCALAPGALGPAPGRTTEGWAAVDIVHPVRVDAGGSFLSYDLWPRALRKRDVSARSDVPSFYELQYRGRELRFNLTANPYLLAPSFVSETRRLGGLGRSHIRTHVQACHLLGEVQDPELEGGLAAISACDGLKGVFQLSNEDYFIEPLEGVPARPGHAQPHVVYKRQAPERQAEQGDSRAPGTCGVQVSPELEPRRERWEQRHQWQRNRPRRLHQRSVSKEKWVETLVVADAKMVEYHGQPQVESYVLTIMNMVAGLFHHPSIGNPIHITIVRLILLENEEEDLKITHHADNTLRSFCKWQKSINMKGDSHPLHHDTAILLTRKDLCAAMNHPCETLGLSHVSGMCQPHRSCNINEDTGLPLAFTVAHELGHSFGIQHDGNGNDCEPIGKQPFIMSPQLLYDAAPLTWSHCSREYITRFLDRGWGLCLDDPPADDIINFPSVPPGVLYDVNHQCRLQYGAYSAFCDDMDNVCHTLWCSVGTTCHSKLDAAVDGTRCGENKWCLNGECVPMSFRPKAVDGGWSGWSAWSVCSRSCGMGVQSAERQCTQPTPKYKGKYCVGERKRFRLCNLQACPPGHPSFRHIQCSHFDAMLYKGQLHTWVPVINDVNPCELHCRPSNEYFAEKLRDAVVDGTPCYQGQASRDLCINGICKNVGCDFEIDSGAVEDRCGVCNGNGSTCHTVSGTFEEAEGLGYVDVGLIPAGAREILIEEVAEAANFLALRSEDPDKYFLNGGWTIQWNGDYEVAGTTFTYARMGNRENLTSPGPTSEPVWIQVPASQDPGRGSQGVQRQSVYCMERQAGLVDEGHCDPLSRPDDRQRKCNEELCPARWWVGEWQLCSHSCGPQGLSRRAVLCLRSVGLDEQRALEPSACEHLPRPPAVTSCNHHVPCPATWAEGHWSQCSVTCGVGTQHRSILCTNDTGVPCDEAQRPASEATCSLPPCPQSLNALGPEGSGSGSSSPELFSEVNFIPHHPAPRSLPTSSPEPAGMGNAIEEEDLKLDLPGPVFVDDFYYDYNFINFHEDLSYGPFEKPIPDLGGTGDWMPPPQSSPAEPPTNSPLPNTEPPESKEEEFQEAWSPGSWPSQAGHSPTPPLEQNPGNPLVNFLSQEDAPGRAPDLGIPILTRSPALVKDAKTPTVSGSPNEFLVGEDSQNQPPPPWWDGTNEISKDEEETTGHRAPHLPQSPSSMQPPLPSIDTTHASPSPDMVKLWTGGTVAWGPALEGDLGPVHRQPWPTVGVDPPLPPPMATMPGIGSRDTPLELGTPTFSTPGSGSRDLQTLAVPGTFLPVGPTDLRHKPWVPVLNPGPSDQPEISSPEVPLNPALLPTPTQDSPVDSSRAPEAQPLEPTVAEEGSPAGLMPTRNASWQVGNWSQCSTTCGLGAVWRLVHCSSGRDEDCAPAGRPQPARRCHLRPCAAWHTGNWSKCSRSCGGGSSVRDVQCVDTRDFRPLRPFHCQPGPAKPPTRQPCGAQPCLSWYTSSWRECSEACGGGEQQRLVTCPEPGLCEEALRPNSTRPCNTHPCTQWVVGPWGQCSAPCGGGVQRRLVKCVNTQTGLPEEDSDKCGHEAWPESSRPCGTEDCELVEPPRCERDRLSFGFCETLRLLGRCQLPTIRAQCCRSCPPLGPSRGHQRVA comes from the exons ATGCCTGGCCGACCGAGTCCCCGCAGTTCTGCTTGGCTGCTGCGTcccctcctcctactcctctgcGCTCTGGCGCCCGGCGCCCTCGGACCCGCACCAG GGCGCACAACCGAAGGCTGGGCAGCCGTCGACATCGTACACCCAGTGCGTGTGGACGCTGGGGGCTCCTTCCTGTCCTATGATCTGTGGCCACGTGCACTGCGCAAGCGGGATGTGTCCGCGCGAAGCGATGTGCCCTCCTTCTACGAGCTTCAGTACCGCGGACGCGAGCTGCGCTTCAACCTGACTGCCAACCCATACCTCCTGGCTCCCAGCTTCGTCAGTGAGACACGGAGGCTGGGCGGTCTAGGTCGCTCGCACATCCGGACCCATGTCCAGGCCTGCCACCTGCTTGGGGAGGTGCAGGACCCAGAGCTTGAGGGCGGCCTGGCGGCCATCAGCGCCTGCGATGGCTTG AAAGGTGTGTTCCAGCTCTCCAACGAGGACTACTTCATTGAGCCCCTGGAAGGTGTTCCAGCTCGGCCTGGCCACGCCCAGCCCCATGTGGTATACAAGCGCCAAGCCCCAGAGAGGCAAGCTGAACAGGGTGACTCCAGGGCTCCAGGCACCTGTGGGGTACAAG TGTCCCCGGAGCTGGAGCCTCGTCGTGAGCGATGGGAGCAGCGGCATCAGTGGCAGCGGAATCGACCGAGGCGGCTGCACCAGCGCTCTGTCAGCAAAGAGAAGTGGGTGGAGACCCTGGTGGTAGCTGATGCCAAAATGGTGGAGTACCACGGGCAGCCGCAAGTGGAGAGCTACGTGCTGACCATCATGAACATG GTGGCCGGCTTGTTTCACCACCCCAGCATTGGGAACCCCATCCACATCACCATTGTGCGCCTGATCCTGCTAGAAAATGAGGAG GAGGACTTGAAGATCACACACCATGCAGACAACACCCTGAGGAGCTTCTGCAAGTGGCAGAAAAGCATCAACATGAAGGGGGATTCCCACCCCCTGCATCACGACACTGCCATACTGCTTACCAG GAAGGACTTGTGTGCAGCCATGAACCATCCTTGTGAAACCCTGGGCCTGTCTCATGTGTCAGGCATGTGCCAGCCACACCGCAGCTGCAACATCAATGAGGACACTGGCCTCCCTCTGGCCTTCACCGTGGCCCACGAGCTCGGACACAG TTTTGGCATTCAGCATGACGGAAACGGCAATGACTGCGAGCCCATTGGGAAACAGCCTTTCATCATGTCTCCACAGCTCCTGTACGACGCCGCTCCGCTCACCTGGTCTCACTGCAGCCGCGAGTACATCACCAGGTTCCTCGA TCGTGGGTGGGGCCTGTGCCTGGATGACCCTCCTGCCGATGATATCATCAACTTCCCCTCAGTGCCACCTGGTGTCCTCTATGATGTGAACCACCAGTGCCGTCTTCAATATGGGGcctactctgctttctgtgatgACATGGAT AATGTCTGCCACACACTCTGGTGCTCCGTGGGGACCACCTGTCACTCTAAGCTGGATGCAGCTGTGGACGGCACCAGGTGTGGGGAAAACAAG TGGTGTCTCAATGGGGAGTGTGTCCCCATGAGCTTCCGGCCCAAGGCTGTGGATGGTGGCTGGTCCGGCTGGAGCGCCTGGTCTGTCTGCTCACGGAGCTGTGGCATGGGTGTGCAGAGCGCTGAGCGGCAATGCACACAGCCCAC GCCCAAATACAAGGGCAAGTACTGTGTGGGTGAGCGGAAGCGCTTCCGGCTCTGCAACCTTCAGGCCTGTCCCCCCGGCCACCCCTCCTTCCGCCACATCCAGTGCAGCCACTTTGACGCTATGCTGTACAAGGGCCAGCTGCACACATGGGTGCCTGTGATCAATGATG TGAACCCCTGTGAACTGCATTGCCGGCCCTCGAACGAGtactttgctgagaagctgcgGGACGCTGTGGTTGATGGCACTCCCTGCTACCAGGGCCAGGCCAGCCGTGACCTCTGCATCAACGGCATCTGCAAG AATGTGGGCTGTGACTTCGAGATTGACTCGGGTGCTGTGGAGGACCGCTGTGGTGTGTGCAATGGCAACGGCTCCACCTGTCACACCGTGAGCGGGACCTTCGAGGAGGCTGAGGGACTGG GCTACGTGGATGTGGGGCTGATCCCGGCCGGTGCTCGTGAGATCCTCATCGAGGAGGTGGCCGAGGCTGCCAACTTCCTGGCCCTGCGGAGCGAGGACCCGGATAAGTACTTCCTCAACGGTGGCTGGACCATCCAGTGGAATGGGGACTACGAGGTGGCAGGCACCACCTTCACATATGCTCGCATGGGCAACCGGGAGAACCTCACATCCCCAGGTCCCACCAGTGAGCCTGTCTGGATCCAGGTGCCTGCCTCCCAAGACCCAGGCAGGGGGAGCCAAG GTGTGCAGAGGCAGAGTGTGTACTGCATGGAGCGTCAAGCAGGACTTGTGGATGAGGGACACTGTGACCCCCTGAGTCGGCCTGATGACCGCCAAAGGAAGTGTAACGAGGAGCTCTGCCCTGCCAG GTGGTGGGTAGGGGAGTGGCAACTCTGCTCCCACTCCTGTGGGCCTCAAGGCCTCTCCCGCAGGGCTGTGCTCTGCCTTCGCAGCGTGGGACTGGATGAACAGAGGGCTCTGGAACCTTCTGCCTGTGAACATCTTCCCCGGCCCCCTGCAGTAACCTCATGCAACCACCACGTGCCCTGTCCTGCCACCTGGGCTGAAGGGCACTGGTCTCAG TGTTCAGTGACATGTGGAGTTGGCACTCAGCACCGAAGTATCCTCTGCACTAATGACACTGGTGTCCCCTGTGATGAGGCCCAGCGACCAGCAAGTGAAGCCACCTGCTCTCTACCACCCTGCCCACAGTCTCTGAATGCACTGGGCCCTGAAGGCTCTGGCAGTGGTTCCTCCAGCCCTGAGCTCTTCAGTGAGGTTAACTTTATCCCACATCACCCAGCCCCACGCTCTTTGCCTACCTCCTCACCCGAGCCAGCAGGCATGGGCAATGCCATCGAAGAGGAAGACCTGAAGCTGGACTTGCCGGGACCTGTGTTTGTGGATGACTTCTACTATGACtacaatttcattaatttccacgAGGACCTGTCTTATGGGCCATTTGAGAAGCCCATCCCAGACCTGGGGGGCACAGGGGATTGGATGCCCCCACCCCAGAGCTCTCCTGCTGAGCCTCCTACCAATTCTCCCTTGCCCAACACAGAGCCTCCTGAATCCAAGGAAGAGGAGTTTCAGGAAGCTTGGTCCCCTGGCTCTTGGCCCAGCCAGGCTGGCCACTCACCTACCCCACCCTTGGAGCAGAACCCTGGGAATCCCTTGGTCAATTTCTTGTCTCAGGAAGATGCTCCCGGCAGGGCTCCTGACCTTGGGATCCCCATCTTGACCAGATCCCCTGCTTTAGTCAAAGATGCGAAGACGCCTACTGTCTCTGGGAGCCCAAATGAGTTCCTAGTGGGGGAGGACAGCCAGAACCAGCCACCCCCTCCATGGTGGGACGGGACCAATGAGATTTCCAAGGACGAGGAGGAAACTACAGGCCACAGAGCACCTCACCTGCCCCAAAGCCCCAGCTCCATGCAACCCCCATTGCCCTCCATTGACACTACCCATGCCTCTCCTAGCCCTGACATGGTGAAGCTGTGGACAGGAGGAACTGTGGCCTGGGGCCCTGCTCTGGAGGGTGACTTAGGACCTGTGCACAGACAGCCATGGCCCACTGTGGGGGTGgatcctccccttcctcctcccatgGCCACCATGCCAGGGATCGGGAGCAGGGACACCCCCCTGGAGCTGGGAACTCCTACCTTTTCAACCCCAGGATCAGGCTCAAGAGACCTGCAGACTCTGGCAGTGCCAGGGACCTTCCTTCCAGTAGGGCCTACTGACCTAAGGCACAAGCCTTGGGTGCCTGTCCTGAACCCAGGACCCTCAGACCAACCTGAGATCTCTAGCCCTGAGGTGCCCCTGAACCCTGCACTGCTGCCCACACCAACTCAGGACAGTCCTGTGGACAGCAGCAGAGCCCCCGAGGCCCAGCCTCTGGAGCCTACCGTGGCCGAGGAGGGGTCCCCCGCAGGCCTGATGCCCACCAGGAATGCCAGCTGGCAAGTGGGAAACTGGAGCCAG TGCTCCACCACCTGCGGCCTGGGTGCTGTCTGGAGGCTGGTGCACTGCAGCTCTGGCCGAGACGAGGACTGCGCCCCTGCTGGTCGGCCCCAGCCTGCACGCCGCTGCCACCTGCGGCCCTGTGCTGCCTGGCACACGGGCAACTGGAGCAAG TGCTCCCGAAGCTGTGGTGGAGGTTCCTCAGTGCGGGACGTGCAGTGTGTGGATACACGGGACTTCCGGCCGCTACGGCCCTTCCACTGCCAGCCTGGGCCTGCCAAGCCACCCACCCGCCAGCCCTGTGGGGCCCAGCCCTGCCTCAGCTGGTACACCTCTTCCTGGAGGGAG TGCTCTGAGGCCTGTGGTGGTGGAGAACAGCAGCGTCTGGTGACTTGCCCAGAGCCAGGCCTCTGTGAGGAAGCGCTGAGACCCAACTCCACAAGGCCGTGTAACACCCACCCCTGCACACAGTGGGTGGTGGGGCCCTGGGGCCAG TGCTCGGCCCCCTGTGGCGGTGGTGTCCAGCGGCGCCTAGTCAAGTGTGTCAATACCCAGACGGGACTGCCTGAAGAAGACAGTGACAAGTGTGGCCATGAAGCCTGGCCTGAGAGCTCCCGGCCCTGTGGCACCGAGGATTGTGAGCTGGTCGAGCCTCCAC